A genome region from Chryseobacterium sp. G0186 includes the following:
- a CDS encoding Crp/Fnr family transcriptional regulator: MSMINSPFIVNKFGFLGSDFLKAFQQHAVMTDIKAKTEIVREGQKNKYVPFLIKGSIKVFTLNDGRELIYYYIKENDSCLMTFSSIFTDYVSRVYAVAEEDSQALLIPVSVIHDWLIKFPGINKLFYHEYDRRFSEVMNMVNDAVFHRLDKRVLNYIKQQISITGNEPLKITHREIANNLGTSREVISRVLKKIESDGEISQTKEGIKLAVNKNVRLI, encoded by the coding sequence ATGAGTATGATTAATAGCCCGTTTATTGTTAATAAATTTGGTTTTTTAGGAAGTGATTTTTTGAAAGCATTTCAGCAGCATGCGGTGATGACAGACATAAAAGCAAAGACAGAAATTGTAAGAGAAGGTCAGAAAAATAAATATGTGCCCTTTCTGATAAAAGGATCGATAAAAGTTTTTACCCTTAACGACGGAAGAGAACTTATCTATTATTATATCAAAGAAAATGACAGCTGTCTTATGACCTTTTCCTCTATTTTTACAGATTATGTAAGCAGGGTATATGCGGTTGCTGAAGAAGATTCCCAAGCGCTGTTGATTCCTGTTTCAGTAATACACGATTGGCTCATTAAATTTCCGGGCATTAATAAGTTATTTTATCATGAATATGACAGGAGATTCTCAGAAGTAATGAACATGGTAAACGATGCCGTTTTTCATAGACTGGATAAAAGGGTTCTTAATTATATCAAGCAACAAATCTCAATTACCGGAAATGAACCTTTGAAAATAACCCATCGGGAAATAGCAAACAATCTCGGAACTTCCAGAGAGGTAATAAGCAGGGTTTTGAAAAAAATAGAAAGTGACGGAGAAATTTCACAGACTAAAGAAGGAATAAAACTGGCTGTAAATAAAAACGTTAGATTGATCTGA
- a CDS encoding DUF5777 family beta-barrel protein, whose product MTKTFFFLSMLFSSFTFAQEDLLKDIDTIKTNPETSLPAFKALQIVTGQSTKLAAKNEWYVIIAHRFGDISTGFKDFFGLDNASTKLGVIYGITDAMSVSLSRETNQKTFEGAFKYRLVKQNDNFPVDVVGYHVMGVNTNLDKDNYPHLKFNDRLSYLTQALISRRFSDKLSLQLTPSFVHKNLYEPTIEDKNQFLAGLGGRYKISKRVSVNAEYFVNFDNHSFYKNPLSLGVDIETGGHIFQLLFTNSQINSDIGYLTNASGNWGKGHVFFGFNLYRVF is encoded by the coding sequence ATGACAAAAACTTTCTTCTTTTTGTCGATGCTTTTTTCCAGTTTTACCTTTGCACAGGAAGATCTGCTTAAAGATATTGACACTATTAAAACCAATCCGGAAACTTCATTACCCGCCTTTAAGGCATTACAGATTGTAACAGGACAATCTACAAAACTCGCAGCAAAGAATGAATGGTATGTTATTATCGCTCATAGATTCGGAGATATAAGTACAGGTTTTAAAGACTTCTTCGGTTTAGATAATGCCTCTACAAAATTAGGGGTTATTTATGGTATTACCGATGCCATGTCCGTGAGTTTGTCCAGAGAGACTAATCAGAAAACTTTCGAGGGAGCTTTTAAATACAGACTTGTAAAGCAAAACGATAACTTTCCTGTGGATGTCGTTGGGTACCATGTGATGGGAGTAAATACCAATCTGGATAAAGACAACTATCCCCATCTTAAATTTAATGACCGACTGTCTTATCTGACACAGGCGTTGATCTCAAGAAGATTCAGTGATAAATTGTCATTACAGCTTACTCCTTCTTTTGTTCATAAAAATCTGTATGAACCAACAATTGAAGATAAAAACCAATTTCTAGCAGGGTTGGGAGGTCGTTATAAAATTTCAAAAAGAGTCTCTGTGAATGCAGAATATTTCGTGAATTTCGATAACCATAGTTTTTATAAAAATCCATTGTCTTTAGGAGTAGATATAGAAACCGGGGGGCATATCTTTCAGCTTTTATTCACGAACTCCCAGATTAATTCAGACATCGGATATCTTACCAATGCATCAGGAAATTGGGGGAAGGGACATGTTTTCTTTGGGTTTAACCTTTACAGAGTTTTTTGA
- the rpoC gene encoding DNA-directed RNA polymerase subunit beta' yields the protein MSNKNKSSRFNKITIGLASPESILQDSRGEVLKPETINYRTHKPERDGLFCEKIFGPVKDYECACGKYKRIRYKGIVCDRCGVEVTEKKVRRERIGHINLVVPIAHIWYFRSLPNKIGYLLGIPSKKLDMIIYYERYVVIQQGIAKKLDGSDFENMEFLTEEEYLDIMETLPVENQYLDDSDPNKFIARMGAEAVEDLLKRIDLDALSFDLRHKAHNEGSKQRRTEALKRLNVVEALRGANTRMINRPEWMIMRVLPVIPPELRPLVPLDGGRFATSDLNDLYRRVIIRNNRLKRLLEIKAPEVILRNEKRMLQESVDSLFDNTRKSSAVKSESNRPLKSLSDSLKGKQGRFRQNLLGKRVDYSARSVIVVGPNLQLHECGIPKDMAAELYKPFIIRKLIERGIVKTVKSAKRIIDRKEPVVYDILENVMKGHPVLLNRAPTLHRLGIQAFQPKMIEGKAIQLHPLVTTAFNADFDGDQMAVHLPLGPEAILEAQLLMLGSQNILNPANGSPITVPSQDMVLGLYFMTKELSSTEDMKVKGEGLAFYSPEEAEIAYAEGRVSLNAKVRCRLPIKEDGEIVTRLIETSVGRILFNQIVPKQSGYINELLTKKSLRNVIGKILADTDFPTTVKFLDAMKDLGYSNAFKGGLSFSLGDIVVPVEKKQMIATSIETVDEIRANYNMGLITDTERYNQVIDVWTNTNAGLTEMIMSRMKVDQGGFNSVYMMLDSGARGSKEQIRQLSGMRGLMAKPQKAGSTGAEIIENPILANFKEGLSILEYFISTHGARKGLADTALKTADAGYLTRRLVDVAQDVIVTEDDCGTLRGTEVTALKKNDEIVEKISERILGRVSLHNIYDPETDELIASADQVIIEELAKRIEQAGLEAVEVRSPLTCEAKKGICAKCYGRNLATGKVIHMGEAVGVIAAQSIGEPGTQLTLRTFHQGGTAGNVSENPSIVARRDGIVEMDEVRTITSEDENGNTAEVVVSRSTEFRLVADNESRTPLMVANVPYGSILSVKPGDKVKKGDTICRWDPYNAVIIAETSGKVEYEDIIQGISFQLEIDEQTGFEEKVISESRNKKAVPTLKVVDSKGVEQKAYNLPVGAHLMVNDGEKIKAGKVLIKIPRKSAKAGDITGGLPRVTELFEARNPSNPAVVTEIDGVVSYGKIKRGNRELIVEAKTGERKIYLVKLSNQILVQENDFVRAGSPLSDGSITPDDILRIKGPTAVQEYLVNEIQEVYRLQGVKIDDKHFEIIVRQMMTKVSIVDGGDTQFLEGALEHKYDFLEENNRVFGLKVVVDAGDSKEFSPGQMITARELRDENSKLRREDQSLVEVREALPATATPVLQGITRAALQTKSFMSAASFQETTKVLNEAAVAGKVDNLGGLKENVIVGHRIPAGTGLKEYQNVIVGSKKEFEDLN from the coding sequence ATGTCAAATAAAAATAAATCAAGTAGATTTAATAAAATAACCATCGGTTTAGCTTCACCAGAGTCTATTTTACAGGACTCAAGAGGAGAGGTTTTAAAACCGGAAACTATTAACTACAGAACTCACAAGCCTGAAAGAGACGGGCTATTCTGTGAGAAAATCTTTGGTCCTGTAAAGGATTACGAATGTGCTTGTGGTAAATACAAGAGAATTCGTTACAAAGGAATCGTTTGTGACCGTTGTGGAGTAGAAGTTACTGAGAAAAAAGTAAGAAGAGAGAGAATCGGGCACATCAATCTTGTAGTTCCAATTGCACACATCTGGTATTTCCGTTCATTACCAAACAAAATCGGATACCTTCTTGGAATACCTTCTAAGAAATTAGATATGATCATCTACTACGAAAGATATGTAGTGATTCAACAAGGTATTGCTAAGAAATTAGACGGTTCTGATTTCGAGAACATGGAATTCCTTACAGAAGAAGAGTACCTTGACATCATGGAAACTCTTCCTGTAGAAAACCAGTATCTTGATGATTCTGATCCAAACAAATTCATCGCCAGAATGGGTGCTGAGGCCGTAGAGGATCTATTAAAAAGAATTGATCTTGATGCATTGTCTTTCGACTTAAGACACAAAGCTCACAATGAAGGTTCTAAGCAAAGAAGAACTGAAGCTCTTAAAAGATTGAACGTTGTAGAAGCATTAAGAGGTGCTAATACAAGAATGATCAACAGACCAGAGTGGATGATTATGCGTGTACTTCCTGTTATACCACCAGAACTAAGACCATTAGTTCCATTGGATGGAGGACGTTTCGCTACTTCTGACTTGAATGATCTTTATAGAAGAGTAATTATCAGAAATAACCGTTTGAAGAGATTATTGGAGATTAAAGCTCCTGAAGTAATCTTGAGAAACGAGAAGCGTATGCTTCAGGAATCAGTAGATTCACTATTTGATAATACAAGAAAATCTTCTGCAGTAAAATCTGAATCAAACAGACCATTGAAATCACTTTCAGATTCATTGAAAGGTAAGCAGGGTCGTTTCCGTCAGAACTTACTAGGGAAAAGGGTAGATTATTCTGCGCGTTCGGTAATTGTTGTAGGTCCAAACTTGCAGCTTCACGAATGTGGTATTCCTAAAGATATGGCAGCTGAACTTTACAAACCGTTCATCATTAGAAAACTAATTGAAAGAGGAATTGTAAAAACAGTAAAATCTGCAAAGAGAATTATCGACAGAAAAGAACCTGTAGTTTATGATATTCTGGAAAACGTGATGAAAGGTCACCCTGTTCTATTGAACAGAGCACCTACCCTTCACAGACTAGGTATTCAGGCTTTCCAACCTAAGATGATCGAAGGTAAGGCAATCCAACTACACCCGTTAGTAACAACTGCATTCAACGCCGATTTCGATGGTGACCAGATGGCGGTACACTTACCGTTAGGACCAGAAGCGATCCTTGAAGCTCAGTTATTGATGTTAGGTTCTCAGAATATCTTGAACCCTGCAAACGGTTCTCCAATTACAGTACCATCTCAGGACATGGTTCTTGGTCTTTATTTCATGACTAAAGAATTGAGCTCTACAGAAGATATGAAAGTGAAAGGAGAAGGTCTTGCATTCTATTCTCCTGAAGAAGCGGAAATCGCTTACGCAGAAGGAAGAGTTTCATTAAATGCTAAGGTAAGATGTAGACTCCCTATTAAAGAAGACGGAGAAATCGTAACAAGATTGATCGAAACTTCTGTTGGTAGAATCTTATTCAACCAGATTGTACCTAAGCAGTCAGGATATATCAATGAACTTCTTACGAAGAAATCATTGAGAAATGTTATCGGTAAGATCCTTGCTGATACAGATTTCCCTACAACTGTGAAGTTCCTTGATGCAATGAAGGACCTAGGGTATTCAAACGCATTTAAAGGAGGTCTTTCGTTCTCACTTGGTGACATTGTAGTTCCTGTTGAGAAAAAGCAAATGATTGCTACTTCAATTGAAACTGTAGACGAAATTAGAGCTAACTATAACATGGGTCTAATTACAGATACAGAACGTTATAACCAGGTAATCGACGTTTGGACAAACACCAACGCTGGATTAACTGAAATGATCATGAGCAGAATGAAAGTTGACCAAGGTGGATTTAACTCTGTATACATGATGCTTGACTCTGGAGCGAGGGGTTCTAAAGAACAGATCCGTCAGTTATCAGGGATGAGAGGTTTGATGGCAAAACCGCAAAAAGCCGGTTCTACCGGAGCGGAGATCATCGAAAACCCGATCCTTGCAAACTTTAAGGAAGGTCTTTCGATTCTAGAGTACTTTATCTCTACCCACGGTGCTCGTAAGGGTCTTGCGGATACCGCACTTAAGACTGCCGATGCTGGTTACCTAACGAGAAGATTGGTAGACGTTGCACAGGATGTTATCGTTACAGAAGACGACTGTGGAACACTTAGAGGTACAGAAGTTACTGCACTTAAGAAAAATGATGAGATCGTTGAAAAAATCTCTGAAAGAATCTTAGGTAGAGTATCTCTTCATAATATCTATGATCCTGAAACTGACGAGCTTATTGCAAGTGCAGATCAGGTTATCATCGAAGAATTAGCTAAGAGAATTGAGCAAGCAGGTTTAGAAGCTGTTGAAGTTCGTTCTCCACTTACTTGTGAAGCTAAGAAAGGTATCTGTGCGAAATGTTACGGTAGAAACTTAGCAACAGGTAAAGTAATTCACATGGGTGAAGCGGTAGGTGTAATTGCAGCACAGTCAATTGGGGAACCAGGTACTCAGCTTACGTTGAGAACTTTCCACCAAGGGGGTACTGCAGGAAACGTATCAGAAAATCCATCTATCGTTGCAAGAAGAGATGGTATCGTTGAAATGGATGAAGTAAGAACAATTACTTCTGAAGATGAAAACGGTAATACTGCTGAGGTTGTAGTTTCTCGTTCAACAGAATTTAGATTAGTTGCTGATAATGAGTCTAGAACTCCATTAATGGTAGCTAACGTACCTTATGGATCAATATTATCTGTAAAACCAGGTGATAAAGTGAAAAAAGGAGATACTATCTGTAGATGGGATCCATATAACGCGGTAATTATTGCTGAAACTTCAGGTAAGGTAGAATATGAGGATATTATCCAAGGTATTTCATTCCAACTTGAGATTGACGAACAAACAGGATTTGAAGAGAAAGTAATCTCTGAATCTAGAAATAAGAAAGCCGTACCTACCTTGAAGGTGGTAGATTCCAAAGGAGTTGAGCAAAAAGCTTACAACTTACCGGTAGGAGCCCACTTAATGGTAAACGATGGTGAAAAAATTAAGGCTGGTAAAGTCCTAATCAAGATCCCAAGAAAATCTGCGAAAGCGGGGGATATCACCGGAGGTCTTCCGAGAGTTACCGAATTATTCGAAGCAAGAAACCCTTCAAACCCAGCGGTTGTTACTGAAATCGACGGGGTAGTTTCTTACGGAAAAATTAAGAGAGGTAACCGTGAACTTATCGTTGAAGCTAAAACTGGAGAAAGAAAGATTTACCTAGTGAAACTTTCTAACCAGATCTTGGTACAGGAGAATGACTTCGTAAGAGCTGGTTCGCCACTTTCTGACGGTTCAATCACTCCTGACGATATCCTAAGAATTAAAGGGCCAACAGCTGTTCAGGAATACTTGGTAAACGAGATTCAGGAAGTTTACCGTCTACAAGGGGTAAAAATCGACGACAAGCACTTCGAAATCATCGTAAGACAGATGATGACAAAGGTATCTATCGTTGATGGAGGTGATACTCAATTCCTTGAGGGAGCTCTTGAACATAAGTATGACTTCTTGGAAGAAAACAACAGAGTATTCGGTCTTAAAGTAGTAGTAGATGCTGGTGATTCTAAAGAATTCAGCCCAGGTCAGATGATTACTGCAAGAGAATTAAGAGATGAAAACTCTAAACTGAGACGTGAAGACCAAAGCTTGGTAGAAGTAAGAGAAGCTCTTCCTGCTACAGCAACTCCTGTATTACAAGGTATTACAAGAGCTGCTCTTCAGACTAAGTCATTTATGTCTGCAGCTTCATTCCAGGAAACAACTAAGGTTCTTAACGAGGCAGCAGTTGCTGGTAAAGTGGATAACCTTGGAGGTCTGAAGGAAAATGTAATTGTAGGACACAGAATCCCTGCAGGTACAGGTCTTAAAGAGTATCAGAATGTTATCGTAGGTTCTAAGAAAGAATTCGAAGACCTTAACTAA
- a CDS encoding c-type cytochrome produces the protein MKKLTYLLILASAIVSNACESRTYEEISDNTPIILPVTYTNDVKPIIENNCVGCHSAGGFIVPLTTYDQVKNNITGILDRIQRPNGDPGKMPKGGSLSTAQINTFIKWKADGLNEN, from the coding sequence ATGAAAAAGTTAACATACCTATTGATACTAGCATCAGCAATTGTATCTAATGCCTGTGAAAGCAGAACCTATGAAGAAATCTCAGATAATACCCCTATTATATTGCCTGTAACATACACCAATGATGTGAAACCGATTATAGAAAATAACTGTGTCGGATGCCATTCTGCCGGAGGTTTTATTGTACCTCTGACAACCTATGATCAGGTAAAAAATAATATAACCGGAATCCTGGACCGTATTCAAAGACCCAATGGGGATCCTGGGAAAATGCCTAAGGGAGGATCTCTATCCACAGCACAAATTAATACTTTCATTAAATGGAAAGCTGATGGATTAAATGAAAACTAA
- a CDS encoding DUF3467 domain-containing protein, which yields MDNNQNPQDGNINIELNEIVAAGIYANLALVNHSPSEFVVDFIQLMPGVQQAKVRSRVILAPLHAKRVLNALQQNIANYEQQFGEIKEVEPFVLGGNNVQA from the coding sequence ATGGACAACAATCAAAATCCACAAGACGGAAACATCAACATCGAATTAAACGAAATAGTAGCTGCTGGTATCTATGCTAACTTAGCTTTAGTAAACCACTCTCCATCTGAATTTGTAGTAGACTTTATTCAGTTGATGCCAGGTGTTCAGCAAGCTAAAGTAAGATCAAGAGTAATTCTTGCTCCACTTCACGCTAAAAGAGTATTAAACGCTCTTCAGCAGAACATCGCTAACTACGAGCAGCAGTTCGGAGAAATTAAGGAAGTTGAGCCTTTCGTATTAGGAGGGAACAACGTACAAGCTTAA